In Methanonatronarchaeum sp. AMET-Sl, one genomic interval encodes:
- the mmp11 gene encoding methanogenesis marker protein 11: protein MEVLKPEQIKELLDEAWVSPYKRIIMCADEENGLVEIVEDHARGTCYGGAAWEVRHYQQTGTLVKEARREGARNVFTVGLGEGELDLTPGIAAAGIESAKIEGDEIKVGYAGLAGAGVAVAMCRGLAKGVNRVEVHQQGGGGKLGKASIVVPKYEKITIGIDDTDTDEAGATWALSNEIGCILDELEWAHYLNHTIVQLYTKNPYRTQNGVSISITFAVEPGMKEEFIEEVINQFKQHTSSDDTAIAVHDKIAIPEIVKQYTEKAKNQMVEIDEAEEIAKKADIDLISVTGEQGKIGALAAIGLSNDPDEAAKVGK, encoded by the coding sequence ATGGAAGTTCTAAAACCAGAACAGATTAAAGAGCTATTGGACGAGGCATGGGTTTCGCCCTATAAACGAATAATAATGTGCGCAGACGAAGAAAACGGTTTAGTAGAGATTGTTGAAGACCACGCAAGAGGCACATGTTACGGAGGAGCAGCTTGGGAGGTCAGACACTACCAACAAACCGGTACATTAGTTAAAGAAGCACGTAGAGAAGGAGCCAGAAACGTTTTCACCGTTGGTTTAGGAGAAGGTGAATTAGACCTAACCCCAGGAATAGCTGCAGCAGGAATAGAATCAGCAAAAATAGAGGGAGATGAAATCAAAGTCGGGTATGCAGGCCTTGCAGGAGCTGGAGTAGCAGTTGCAATGTGCAGAGGGCTCGCAAAAGGCGTAAACAGAGTTGAAGTACATCAACAAGGAGGTGGAGGCAAATTAGGTAAAGCCTCAATAGTTGTACCAAAATACGAAAAAATAACAATAGGCATCGATGACACCGATACAGATGAAGCAGGTGCAACATGGGCACTTTCAAACGAAATCGGCTGCATACTAGACGAATTAGAATGGGCACACTACTTAAACCACACAATCGTTCAACTATACACTAAAAACCCATACAGAACACAAAACGGAGTAAGCATCTCAATAACCTTTGCAGTAGAACCAGGAATGAAAGAAGAGTTTATAGAAGAAGTTATAAACCAATTCAAACAACATACCTCCTCTGACGACACAGCAATAGCCGTACACGACAAAATAGCTATACCAGAAATAGTTAAACAATACACAGAAAAAGCCAAAAACCAGATGGTAGAGATAGATGAAGCAGAAGAAATAGCCAAAAAAGCAGACATAGACCTAATCTCCGTAACAGGCGAACAAGGTAAAATCGGAGCACTAGCAGCAATCGGGCTTTCAAACGACCCAGACGAAGCAGCAAAAGTAGGGAAATAA
- a CDS encoding radical SAM protein, whose product MIAELKTELITRGVELPEKGRTGGAGPTGQYLVLPNGDIACAPSYWPEGYKPNKLEKKDNKYYIEFNGEELELKIRKNPEYYNKTTSKGQPMKKLALMHGKNCLGTTIYQKCRFFDEGKQCKYCAIEETLKDRSTIKEKNIDELTEVAREARKEDITHMTVTTGVPPKEDYIVERLVELAKTVKNNVNMQIHVQLLPPGEENLEKLKAAGIDTIGLHLETWDKELMKEVCPGKAEIGREKFIEDIEHAVRIFGENQVSSFMIAGIGETDESVLTGVKELSQKGCVPFLTPLHPLPGSHFENRYPPETERMDKLYRKASEILKDNNINPRENKAGCVRCGSCTALYEYLEGI is encoded by the coding sequence ATGATTGCAGAATTAAAGACAGAGCTTATAACACGGGGGGTTGAGTTACCGGAGAAGGGTAGAACAGGTGGAGCTGGTCCTACGGGCCAGTATTTAGTTCTACCTAACGGGGATATAGCTTGCGCCCCTTCATACTGGCCAGAGGGATACAAGCCAAACAAACTGGAAAAAAAAGACAATAAATATTACATCGAGTTTAATGGAGAAGAACTGGAGCTTAAAATACGGAAAAACCCTGAATACTACAACAAAACCACAAGTAAGGGCCAGCCAATGAAGAAGCTCGCCTTGATGCATGGAAAGAACTGTCTTGGCACAACCATATACCAGAAATGTCGGTTCTTTGATGAAGGCAAGCAATGTAAGTATTGTGCTATCGAAGAAACATTGAAAGATCGGAGCACTATTAAAGAGAAAAACATCGATGAACTTACAGAAGTGGCGAGAGAAGCAAGAAAAGAGGATATAACTCACATGACCGTTACAACCGGTGTTCCACCTAAAGAGGATTATATTGTTGAAAGATTGGTGGAGCTTGCTAAAACAGTGAAAAACAACGTTAATATGCAGATACACGTACAACTCCTTCCACCCGGTGAAGAAAACCTAGAAAAACTTAAGGCCGCGGGAATCGATACTATCGGCCTACATCTAGAAACATGGGATAAAGAACTGATGAAGGAGGTTTGTCCCGGCAAGGCAGAGATCGGGCGGGAAAAATTCATAGAAGATATCGAGCACGCAGTCCGGATATTTGGAGAAAACCAAGTAAGTTCATTCATGATTGCTGGGATCGGAGAAACAGACGAATCGGTTTTAACCGGAGTTAAAGAGCTATCTCAAAAAGGATGTGTTCCCTTCCTTACACCCCTACATCCATTACCCGGAAGCCATTTCGAAAACCGCTACCCACCTGAAACAGAAAGGATGGATAAACTTTATAGAAAAGCTTCAGAAATCCTAAAAGACAACAACATCAATCCCCGTGAAAACAAAGCAGGATGCGTAAGATGTGGATCCTGTACAGCCCTATATGAATATTTAGAGGGAATTTAA
- the thiL gene encoding thiamine-phosphate kinase, with amino-acid sequence MRLSNIGERGAIEKITKILDKDSSKIIAGPGEDDCAVIKTNDNDRLLFASDMLTRTRHLPKEISYHNIGWSAVAVNLSDIAAMGGNPLYLTSSIATPDITEKKLKKLIEGMNNCSTQHNSYIVGGDLCQHKEIVIDCSIIGKPPKNTLYRNGASSGEYVGVTGEIGTTGLATKIITKNLTIPKKTREKALKKLFKPKPRIKEGKQISQSGGTAAIDVSDGLLTSTIQLAKSSKIGITLNPKKIPINKKIKKTALKNDITIKELIDIGGDYEILFTTKKPNKIPKNATIIGKTNKEKKVTYGDKPIKPTGYNHFQP; translated from the coding sequence ATGAGGCTAAGCAACATAGGTGAAAGAGGAGCTATAGAAAAAATAACCAAAATACTCGATAAAGATAGCTCCAAAATCATAGCAGGGCCGGGAGAAGACGACTGTGCAGTAATAAAAACCAACGACAACGACCGATTATTATTTGCCAGCGACATGCTAACACGGACAAGACACCTCCCCAAAGAAATCTCCTACCACAACATAGGTTGGAGCGCAGTCGCAGTAAACCTCTCCGACATCGCAGCAATGGGCGGAAACCCATTATACCTAACAAGCTCTATAGCAACACCAGACATAACAGAAAAAAAACTCAAAAAACTCATAGAGGGAATGAACAACTGCAGCACCCAACACAACTCCTACATAGTCGGAGGCGACCTATGCCAACACAAAGAAATCGTCATAGACTGTTCAATAATAGGCAAACCACCAAAAAACACCCTCTACAGAAATGGAGCAAGTTCCGGTGAATACGTTGGAGTCACAGGTGAAATCGGTACAACAGGACTAGCCACCAAAATAATAACCAAAAACCTAACTATACCCAAAAAAACAAGAGAAAAAGCCCTAAAAAAACTATTCAAACCAAAACCAAGAATCAAAGAAGGAAAACAAATATCACAATCCGGAGGAACAGCAGCAATAGACGTCAGCGACGGCCTACTAACATCAACCATACAACTAGCAAAATCAAGCAAAATCGGAATAACACTAAACCCCAAAAAAATCCCAATCAACAAAAAAATAAAGAAAACCGCACTAAAAAACGATATAACAATAAAAGAACTAATCGACATCGGTGGAGACTACGAAATACTATTCACAACCAAAAAACCAAACAAAATACCAAAAAACGCTACAATAATAGGTAAAACAAATAAAGAAAAAAAAGTCACATACGGCGATAAACCAATAAAACCAACCGGATATAACCACTTCCAACCCTAA
- the aspS gene encoding aspartate--tRNA(Asn) ligase, giving the protein MKDWRRTHYSGEITPEMEGSEVVVAGWIHEVRDLGGVAFVVLRDREGKAQITIPKKKVPEELAEKMTSLVRESVVMVRGNIQKDERAPGNFELIPNDMKILSESKTPLPMDVSGKVNAELDTRLNSRYMDLRKPEINAIFKIRSVALTEVRNYLESQGYIEITTPKMVATATEGGTDLFPISYFEKEAFLNQSPQLFKQIMMASGLDKVYEIGPIFRAEEHDTNRHLNESISIDIESAFSDHNDVMKLLEEMIHHVTKNVEERCQSELRALEHNLIVPETPFERIKYEEAIDIAGDHGVEVVWGDDIPTAGEKAVGEEIGTYYYIVDWPSEIKPFYALPEPENQELSRAFDLMHPRFELSSGAQRVHKIKLLEKRMLNQDLDPEDFEFYLNAFRYGMPPHAGWGVGAERLLMALTGKKNIREVTLFPRDRNRLTP; this is encoded by the coding sequence ATGAAAGACTGGAGAAGAACACATTACAGTGGAGAGATAACACCCGAGATGGAGGGGAGTGAAGTAGTTGTCGCTGGCTGGATCCATGAGGTTAGAGACCTCGGTGGAGTAGCCTTCGTTGTTTTACGAGATAGAGAAGGTAAAGCCCAGATAACTATACCTAAGAAAAAAGTTCCTGAAGAACTTGCCGAAAAAATGACCTCACTCGTACGGGAAAGTGTCGTAATGGTTCGTGGAAACATCCAGAAAGACGAGAGAGCGCCTGGAAACTTCGAGTTAATTCCAAACGACATGAAGATACTTTCTGAATCAAAAACACCATTACCAATGGATGTATCTGGTAAAGTAAATGCAGAACTTGACACAAGACTAAACTCTCGATACATGGATCTACGTAAGCCAGAAATAAACGCTATATTCAAAATCCGGAGCGTCGCACTTACAGAGGTCAGAAACTACCTTGAAAGCCAGGGATACATCGAGATAACAACACCAAAAATGGTGGCCACAGCAACAGAAGGAGGAACAGACCTATTCCCAATCTCCTACTTCGAGAAAGAAGCATTCCTAAACCAAAGCCCACAACTATTCAAACAAATAATGATGGCCAGCGGCCTCGACAAAGTATATGAAATAGGCCCTATATTCAGAGCAGAAGAACACGACACAAACCGACATCTAAACGAATCAATATCGATCGATATCGAGTCAGCTTTTTCAGACCACAACGATGTTATGAAGTTACTTGAAGAAATGATACATCACGTCACCAAAAACGTTGAAGAACGGTGTCAATCTGAATTGAGAGCACTTGAACACAACCTAATAGTTCCAGAAACACCGTTCGAGAGAATTAAGTATGAAGAAGCAATCGATATAGCCGGAGACCACGGAGTCGAAGTTGTTTGGGGAGACGACATACCTACAGCTGGAGAGAAAGCTGTTGGTGAAGAAATAGGCACATACTATTACATAGTAGATTGGCCAAGCGAGATAAAACCATTCTACGCATTACCAGAACCAGAAAACCAAGAGTTAAGCCGTGCATTCGACCTAATGCATCCAAGATTCGAGTTATCCTCAGGAGCACAGCGAGTTCATAAAATAAAATTGCTTGAAAAAAGAATGCTAAACCAAGACCTAGATCCAGAAGACTTCGAATTCTACCTAAACGCATTCAGGTATGGAATGCCACCACACGCAGGCTGGGGTGTCGGGGCAGAAAGACTGTTAATGGCTCTTACAGGCAAAAAGAACATAAGAGAAGTAACACTCTTCCCAAGAGACAGAAACAGACTAACACCATAA
- the hisD gene encoding histidinol dehydrogenase: MEIIDYSELDVYDVREIARKQEEEVLDKIEPVSEILEDVKDNGDLSVLRYTSRFDNADLDQDDLLVDDYAVERAYELVPDKDIKTIRRASENIRRFHSYTKPDSLKLNDFNGMQLGVKTDPLEAVGAYVPGGKAAYPSSALMTVVPAKVAGVEWISVCTPPSQEGEINPYTLVACDIAGADVVYRIGGVQAIGSLAFGTETVVPVDKIVGPGNAYVTAAKMLVRGTTEIDFPAGPSEVLIIADDSANPKQIAIDLLAQAEHDPNSLALLATNSHEFGEKVNKEIGKMVGDRDREEIIKKSLKKSMIVVGDLNDLTSFSNELGPEHLEIVVENPLKVLREIKHAGAIFIGSYAPVAVGDYATGCNHVLPTGGQAKVHSGLGTKDFMKTSSVQIVGREGLNKVADIAKRMAEIEGLEAHAYSIETRLED, from the coding sequence TTGGAGATAATTGATTATAGTGAACTCGATGTTTATGACGTGAGGGAGATAGCTAGGAAACAGGAGGAAGAGGTTTTAGATAAAATAGAGCCTGTATCTGAGATACTTGAAGACGTTAAGGACAATGGAGACCTATCTGTATTAAGATATACATCCCGATTCGATAATGCCGATCTAGATCAAGATGACTTATTAGTCGATGATTACGCTGTGGAACGGGCATATGAATTGGTTCCAGACAAAGACATAAAAACTATAAGGAGAGCTAGTGAGAATATCAGGAGGTTTCATAGTTATACAAAACCAGACAGCCTAAAGCTCAATGATTTTAATGGAATGCAGTTAGGGGTTAAAACAGATCCCTTAGAGGCTGTTGGAGCTTACGTACCTGGAGGTAAAGCTGCATATCCATCAAGCGCTTTAATGACTGTGGTTCCAGCAAAAGTAGCTGGAGTTGAATGGATATCGGTATGCACACCACCCAGCCAGGAAGGGGAGATAAATCCATATACCTTAGTTGCTTGTGACATAGCTGGTGCAGATGTAGTATATAGAATCGGTGGTGTGCAAGCAATTGGGTCACTAGCTTTCGGAACGGAAACTGTTGTTCCAGTTGACAAGATAGTTGGGCCTGGTAATGCCTATGTCACTGCCGCTAAAATGCTTGTTAGAGGTACAACAGAAATTGATTTCCCTGCAGGCCCTTCTGAAGTATTGATTATCGCCGATGATTCAGCCAACCCAAAACAGATAGCTATAGACCTACTTGCCCAAGCAGAACACGACCCCAACTCACTCGCTTTATTGGCAACAAACTCCCATGAATTTGGAGAGAAAGTAAATAAAGAGATAGGAAAAATGGTTGGCGATAGGGATCGTGAAGAAATAATCAAAAAATCACTAAAGAAATCAATGATTGTAGTTGGAGATCTAAACGACCTAACAAGTTTTTCAAATGAATTAGGGCCAGAACACCTAGAGATAGTTGTAGAAAACCCATTGAAAGTGCTTAGAGAAATAAAACACGCAGGAGCTATATTTATAGGTAGTTATGCGCCTGTAGCGGTTGGTGACTACGCAACCGGATGTAACCACGTGCTCCCAACAGGTGGTCAAGCAAAAGTTCACTCAGGCCTAGGAACAAAAGATTTCATGAAGACAAGTTCTGTACAGATAGTAGGTAGGGAAGGATTGAATAAAGTGGCAGACATTGCTAAAAGGATGGCCGAGATAGAGGGCCTTGAAGCCCACGCTTATTCAATAGAAACAAGACTGGAGGATTAG
- a CDS encoding phosphopantothenate/pantothenate synthetase, which translates to MLSVPEDHPRYESLLLRERLVRGFEMGLVVEAGLIAHGRGEAFDYLLGEETVEWADRATLAAVHCMYRSENPVLSVNGNVAAVVPDLVGELSRRGIKVEVNLFHRSEERVKKIISFLREHGVIDVLGEDTDMLINDLSHDRAYVSEEGIYSADTVLVPLEDGDRVQALREMGKTVISIDLNPLSRTSKTADISIVDNVVRVLKNFNKYWMRVEEDGSFGIDVYKSFDNEENLRKMEEIMRGGFVGDN; encoded by the coding sequence ATTTTGTCTGTTCCTGAGGATCATCCTAGGTATGAGTCTTTGTTGTTGAGGGAGCGTTTGGTTAGGGGTTTTGAGATGGGTTTGGTTGTTGAAGCTGGTTTGATTGCTCATGGCCGTGGTGAGGCTTTTGATTATTTGTTGGGTGAAGAAACTGTTGAGTGGGCGGATAGAGCTACTTTAGCTGCTGTGCATTGTATGTATCGTTCTGAGAACCCTGTTTTGTCTGTGAATGGGAATGTTGCTGCTGTTGTTCCTGATTTGGTTGGTGAGTTATCTAGGCGTGGGATTAAGGTTGAAGTTAATTTGTTTCATAGGAGTGAGGAGAGGGTTAAAAAGATTATTAGTTTTTTGAGGGAACATGGTGTTATTGATGTGTTGGGTGAGGATACAGATATGTTGATAAATGACTTATCTCATGATAGGGCTTATGTTTCTGAGGAAGGTATTTATTCGGCTGATACAGTTCTTGTTCCTCTTGAAGATGGGGATCGGGTTCAGGCATTAAGGGAGATGGGGAAGACTGTTATCTCGATAGATCTTAATCCTCTTTCAAGGACCAGTAAAACTGCTGATATAAGTATTGTTGATAATGTTGTTCGTGTTTTGAAGAACTTTAATAAGTATTGGATGAGGGTTGAGGAGGACGGTTCTTTTGGAATCGATGTATACAAGAGTTTTGATAATGAAGAGAATTTACGTAAAATGGAGGAAATTATGAGGGGTGGATTTGTTGGAGATAATTGA
- a CDS encoding S-adenosyl-l-methionine hydroxide adenosyltransferase family protein gives MLTFLSDFGSVDGYPGVMKAVASGITGCRLVDITHTIPRQDIVKGAYVYRTAVNYFPSGTVHVGVVDPGVGTDREGIVVKAGGQYFVGPDNGLFIPAARFLGEFEVYVIENENYTLESVSNTFHGRDVFSPVGAWLTTGVDLCDIGSETNDFVDLGFGDWSQVDNVLRGCVINIDGFGNVITNIPSKEVDGLGFGDTVIIDGFEMPYKRCYGEVDIGSVLLTTGSHGFLEVSVNQGSARKNLDVERGDELEIKL, from the coding sequence ATGTTGACTTTTTTATCTGATTTTGGCAGTGTGGATGGATATCCTGGGGTTATGAAGGCTGTTGCTTCTGGGATAACTGGTTGTAGGTTGGTTGATATTACTCATACAATTCCGCGTCAAGATATAGTGAAGGGGGCGTATGTATATCGGACTGCAGTTAATTATTTTCCATCTGGCACCGTTCATGTTGGGGTTGTGGATCCTGGTGTAGGAACCGATAGAGAAGGTATTGTTGTTAAGGCAGGGGGTCAATATTTTGTTGGGCCTGATAATGGGTTGTTTATTCCTGCAGCTAGGTTTTTAGGAGAGTTCGAGGTATATGTTATTGAAAACGAAAATTATACTTTAGAGTCTGTTTCCAATACATTTCATGGACGTGATGTATTCTCTCCTGTTGGGGCTTGGCTTACAACTGGTGTTGATTTATGTGATATTGGGTCTGAAACGAATGATTTTGTGGATCTTGGTTTTGGGGATTGGAGTCAGGTAGATAATGTTTTGAGGGGTTGTGTTATTAATATAGATGGTTTTGGAAACGTAATAACTAATATTCCTTCTAAAGAAGTGGATGGGTTAGGTTTTGGGGACACCGTTATTATTGATGGTTTCGAGATGCCTTATAAGCGTTGTTATGGTGAGGTTGATATTGGTTCAGTTTTGTTGACTACTGGTAGTCATGGATTTCTTGAGGTATCTGTTAATCAAGGAAGTGCTAGAAAAAATTTGGATGTGGAGAGAGGAGATGAATTAGAAATAAAGTTGTAA
- a CDS encoding CrcB family protein, protein MVGFGGFFGACIRYLFDFWFGCLLSTLLVNSLGSFLLGLVVFYSIVQRNLSEGFVALVATGVLSSFTTYSTFALQSFTSSPLIMFLNIIGNYGFGLLGAYLGSVFVNRFVGDV, encoded by the coding sequence TTGGTTGGTTTTGGTGGTTTTTTTGGTGCATGTATCAGGTATCTATTTGATTTTTGGTTTGGTTGTTTATTGTCAACTTTGTTGGTTAATTCATTGGGCAGTTTTTTACTTGGCTTGGTGGTTTTTTACTCTATAGTCCAGAGGAATCTATCAGAGGGGTTTGTTGCATTGGTTGCTACAGGTGTTTTATCTTCTTTTACCACTTACAGTACATTTGCTTTACAGAGTTTTACCAGCAGTCCATTGATTATGTTTTTAAATATTATCGGGAATTATGGTTTTGGGTTGTTAGGGGCCTACCTTGGTAGTGTTTTTGTTAATCGTTTTGTTGGTGATGTTTAA
- a CDS encoding CrcB family protein, which translates to MEWLFVGFGGVVGAVARYLVYRFFKQEKSPKGTLLVNSLGSFFLGLVVFIGLSGDIALFFGVGVAGSFTTFSSMSVETVRIGEEGGWWPAFINGFLNLFFSGIALLTAYLIVLYL; encoded by the coding sequence ATGGAGTGGTTGTTTGTGGGTTTCGGTGGAGTTGTTGGGGCTGTAGCTAGATATTTAGTTTATCGTTTTTTTAAACAGGAGAAGAGTCCAAAAGGAACTTTGTTGGTTAATTCGTTGGGTAGTTTTTTTCTTGGTTTAGTTGTATTTATTGGTCTTTCTGGTGATATAGCTCTGTTTTTTGGTGTTGGAGTTGCGGGGTCTTTCACAACCTTCTCATCAATGTCTGTTGAGACTGTTAGGATAGGGGAGGAAGGTGGTTGGTGGCCTGCTTTTATTAATGGTTTTTTAAATTTATTTTTTAGTGGAATTGCGTTATTAACGGCCTATTTAATCGTTTTATATCTTTAA
- the ala gene encoding alanine dehydrogenase has protein sequence MENKLTTLKLSKSDVEEIIEIEDIIEAVESAFKQFGNEKIQMPPKAYLYFNKHNGDYRTMPGYLEEEEIAGCKLVNSHPENKEYPTVMAVLILVDTETGYPYCIMDATELTAYRTGAAGGVATKYLSRKDSDTVGLVGAGVQAETQLRAVNTVRDIKEVKIHDVSSEATENLLKQIKDLNHKTKVCKTTKEAVKDTDIVITTTPVRKPIVKASWISPGTHINAIGADAEGKQELETKLLKKSKVVVDDYKPAIHGGEVNVPITNKEYNKKDIHSDIGKIVNQTKTGRTNPKEITIFDSTGLAVQDIASGWKIYQKAKQKNIGQKIELI, from the coding sequence ATGGAAAACAAACTTACAACCCTTAAACTATCTAAATCAGATGTTGAAGAGATAATAGAGATAGAAGATATCATAGAGGCAGTTGAATCAGCCTTCAAGCAATTTGGAAACGAAAAAATTCAGATGCCGCCTAAAGCATACCTATATTTCAATAAACATAACGGTGATTACAGGACAATGCCAGGATACCTTGAAGAAGAAGAGATAGCCGGATGCAAACTGGTTAACTCCCACCCAGAAAACAAGGAATATCCCACAGTAATGGCCGTATTAATTTTGGTTGATACAGAAACAGGATATCCCTACTGCATAATGGACGCAACAGAGTTAACAGCATACCGAACAGGAGCAGCAGGTGGTGTAGCTACAAAATATCTATCACGAAAAGATTCAGATACAGTAGGGCTTGTTGGAGCTGGAGTTCAAGCCGAAACACAACTAAGAGCAGTAAACACAGTTAGAGACATAAAAGAAGTTAAAATACACGACGTCTCAAGCGAAGCAACAGAAAACCTATTAAAACAAATAAAAGACCTAAACCATAAAACAAAAGTCTGCAAAACAACCAAAGAAGCCGTAAAAGACACAGATATAGTAATCACAACAACACCAGTAAGAAAACCAATTGTAAAAGCAAGTTGGATATCCCCCGGAACACACATAAACGCAATAGGCGCAGACGCAGAAGGAAAACAAGAACTAGAAACAAAATTGCTAAAAAAATCAAAAGTAGTTGTAGACGACTACAAACCAGCAATACACGGAGGAGAAGTAAACGTACCAATAACAAACAAAGAATACAACAAAAAAGACATACATTCAGACATAGGCAAAATAGTAAACCAAACAAAAACCGGAAGAACAAACCCAAAAGAAATCACAATATTCGATTCAACCGGACTCGCAGTCCAAGACATAGCATCCGGATGGAAAATCTACCAAAAAGCCAAACAAAAAAACATCGGACAAAAAATCGAACTAATCTAA
- a CDS encoding cobyric acid synthase produces MASQTVLVVATSSHAGKSTVVAGLCRVLNRRKVSVAPYKAQNMSNNARAVPSPNSNGWGEIGISQYVQARAAGIPPNTDMNPVLLKPRGDGESQLILDGEAVDHYEATKYYDNYWHTARKTAEKAYKRLASKHDVIICEGAGSIGEINLHHRDLANIETARFTDADILLISDIERGGAFASLYGTIELMPEDVRQKVIGFIITKFRGQREILEPGIKELEELTDIPVLGVIPYEDPGLPEEDSVSLPPIGEKTVFGEDDTKPSETINIGVVRLPRISNFTDFQPLTQTPGIKTTYLPLNQKIPNNIDLIILPGTKNTVNDLKALKKTGLDKEIKKFNGPIIGICGGYQMLGETIINADIEGTGSEKEIEGLKLLPTETEFRLDKKVKEVNFKIKIDKGLLKGSEGMVRGYEIHMGRTKHLNNLNQPLEKGSAEQNMVLGTYIHGLFENQVIKNTLINQLYTISGKTKPTQNQQKDSPIDKAADLIEQNINLDKILPKNKTTKT; encoded by the coding sequence ATGGCAAGTCAAACTGTATTGGTTGTAGCAACATCGAGTCATGCTGGTAAAAGCACAGTTGTTGCAGGGCTCTGTAGGGTTTTAAACCGAAGAAAAGTTTCAGTAGCGCCCTATAAAGCACAGAATATGTCTAATAACGCTCGAGCGGTTCCATCTCCTAATTCAAATGGTTGGGGGGAGATTGGGATTTCTCAATATGTTCAAGCAAGAGCGGCTGGAATCCCTCCAAACACAGATATGAATCCAGTTTTGTTAAAACCAAGAGGAGATGGTGAAAGCCAGTTGATTTTAGATGGAGAAGCAGTTGACCACTACGAAGCGACAAAATATTACGATAATTACTGGCATACTGCTCGAAAAACAGCTGAAAAAGCATATAAACGTCTAGCCAGCAAACACGACGTAATTATATGTGAAGGTGCAGGGAGCATTGGAGAGATCAACCTACACCACCGAGACCTGGCAAATATAGAAACCGCTAGATTTACAGACGCAGACATACTCTTAATAAGCGATATTGAGCGTGGTGGAGCGTTCGCAAGTCTCTATGGGACAATAGAGTTGATGCCGGAAGACGTAAGACAGAAAGTCATTGGGTTTATAATAACAAAGTTCAGGGGACAGAGAGAAATACTTGAGCCAGGTATAAAAGAACTTGAAGAACTAACAGACATCCCCGTATTAGGAGTGATACCCTATGAAGATCCTGGACTGCCTGAAGAGGACAGCGTATCCCTCCCACCTATAGGTGAGAAAACTGTTTTCGGAGAAGACGATACAAAACCAAGCGAGACAATAAATATCGGAGTTGTAAGGCTACCAAGAATATCTAACTTCACCGATTTCCAACCCCTAACCCAAACCCCTGGAATAAAAACAACATACCTACCTCTAAACCAAAAAATACCAAACAATATAGACCTAATAATACTTCCTGGAACAAAAAACACCGTAAACGACCTGAAAGCCCTTAAAAAAACCGGTCTAGATAAAGAAATAAAAAAATTCAATGGACCCATAATCGGAATCTGTGGTGGATACCAAATGCTGGGAGAAACAATAATAAACGCAGATATAGAAGGAACCGGTTCAGAAAAAGAGATAGAGGGCCTGAAACTACTTCCAACCGAAACCGAATTCAGGTTAGACAAAAAAGTCAAGGAAGTCAACTTCAAAATAAAAATAGATAAAGGCTTGTTAAAAGGCTCAGAAGGCATGGTACGGGGATATGAAATACATATGGGTCGAACAAAACACCTAAACAACCTAAACCAACCACTAGAAAAAGGAAGTGCAGAACAAAACATGGTGCTCGGAACATACATACATGGTTTATTCGAAAACCAAGTAATTAAAAACACACTTATAAACCAACTATACACCATTAGTGGTAAAACAAAACCAACCCAAAACCAACAAAAAGACTCACCAATAGATAAAGCCGCTGACCTAATCGAACAAAACATAAATCTAGACAAAATATTACCAAAAAACAAAACAACAAAAACCTGA